Proteins from one Chitinophaga oryzae genomic window:
- a CDS encoding ferredoxin--NADP reductase, producing the protein MYLQLRIVDIKKETPGTNTYYLENTVPEPVAYQAGQFLTFIIPLGDKEHRRSYSFSSTPGIDPLMAVTIREKENGEISRHLLRTWKTGDIITAVEPSGRFTFEPSPEKRDIFLLAAGSGITPVFSLLKQMLRDEPAAEITLIYSNSSPERTIFYEQLRTLEQQHPRLRVLFLFSNDPDSHHAYRRLNNILLELLVNEHLLYHKDATQFFLCGPPEYMRMVLLTLHFMGFKDAQLHKENFVITTEAKLARTTIPTDNTPREVNILLRNETYTLAVPANQTILSYALEHDVPLPYSCKGGVCGSCTAQCTGGKVWMSVNEVLTDKELAEGLILTCVGYPASEKVDIEL; encoded by the coding sequence ATGTATTTGCAACTAAGGATTGTCGATATAAAGAAAGAAACACCCGGCACCAACACCTACTACCTCGAAAACACCGTCCCGGAACCTGTAGCGTATCAGGCCGGACAATTCCTTACGTTCATCATCCCACTCGGAGACAAAGAGCATCGCCGTTCTTATTCCTTCAGCTCTACCCCCGGCATCGACCCGCTCATGGCTGTCACCATCCGCGAAAAAGAAAACGGGGAGATATCCCGCCACCTGCTGCGTACCTGGAAAACCGGCGATATTATAACGGCCGTAGAACCCTCCGGCAGATTCACCTTCGAACCCTCACCGGAAAAACGAGATATCTTCCTCCTCGCCGCAGGCAGCGGCATCACGCCGGTATTCTCCCTGCTGAAACAAATGCTGAGGGATGAACCAGCCGCTGAGATTACGCTCATCTACAGCAACAGCTCACCGGAAAGGACTATTTTCTACGAGCAGCTGCGGACGCTGGAACAACAACATCCCCGCCTCAGGGTCCTCTTCCTTTTCAGCAACGACCCCGACAGCCACCATGCCTACCGCCGGCTGAATAATATCCTGCTGGAACTGCTGGTCAACGAACACCTGCTGTATCATAAAGACGCCACACAGTTCTTCCTTTGCGGCCCCCCGGAATATATGCGCATGGTGCTGCTTACACTGCATTTTATGGGCTTTAAAGACGCCCAGCTGCATAAAGAAAATTTCGTCATCACCACCGAAGCCAAACTGGCCAGGACCACTATTCCCACAGACAACACACCCCGGGAAGTGAACATCCTGCTGCGCAACGAAACCTATACGCTGGCAGTGCCTGCTAATCAAACCATCCTCAGCTACGCGCTGGAACACGACGTGCCGCTGCCTTACAGCTGCAAGGGCGGCGTATGCGGCTCCTGCACCGCCCAATGCACCGGCGGGAAGGTCTGGATGTCCGTCAATGAAGTGCTGACCGATAAAGAACTGGCTGAAGGACTTATCCTCACTTGCGTGGGCTACCCCGCCAGTGAAAAAGTCGACATCGAATTATAG
- the dxs gene encoding 1-deoxy-D-xylulose-5-phosphate synthase, translating into MRKLSKDQLHQVCEELRQYIIDVVSVHGGHFAASLGVVELSVALHYVFNTPYDQLVWDVGHQAYGHKILTGRRDAFPTNRKYKGLSGFPKRDESEYDTFGVGHSSTSISAALGMAMASHYKGEPDRQHIAVIGDGAMTAGMAFEALNHAGVANANVLIILNDNCMSIDPNVGALKEYLTDITTSPTYNKLRDDVWHLLGKLPVGKRFTREMASKLEASLKGVVSKSSNLFESLQLRYFGPIDGHNITKLTDTLQDLKDIPGPKLLHIVTTKGKGYALAEKDQTTWHAPGLFDKITGEIFKKPVDRPQPPKYQDVFGHTIIELAEKNDKIIGITPAMPSGSSLKFMMEKMPGRAFDVGICEQHAVTLSAGMATQGMRVFCNIYSSFFQRAFDQAVHDVAIQHLPVIFCLDRAGLVGEDGPTHHGAYDIAYMRSIPNVIISAPMNEEELRNLMYSAQLEENTHPYVIRYPRGQGVMPEWRTPFKAIKAGTGRKVRDGKEVAILSFGHVGNFVTEACKELISDGLQPAHYDLRFVKPLDEAMLHEVFRNFSKVITVEDGAIIGGVGSAVVEFMSKHNYHAQVKMLGIPDRIVEHGKPEELYRECGYDPAGIAQATREMLGEKITVTI; encoded by the coding sequence TTGAGAAAGCTGAGTAAAGATCAGCTGCATCAGGTGTGCGAGGAACTGCGTCAGTACATTATTGACGTAGTAAGTGTACATGGCGGCCACTTTGCCGCCAGCCTGGGTGTGGTGGAGCTCTCAGTAGCCCTCCACTATGTCTTCAATACTCCTTATGACCAACTTGTGTGGGACGTAGGGCACCAGGCTTATGGACATAAAATTCTTACCGGCCGGCGCGATGCCTTTCCGACCAACCGGAAATACAAAGGCCTCAGCGGGTTTCCCAAAAGAGACGAAAGCGAATACGATACTTTCGGCGTAGGACACTCTTCCACCTCCATCTCCGCCGCATTGGGCATGGCCATGGCCTCCCACTACAAAGGAGAGCCGGACCGCCAGCACATTGCCGTTATCGGCGATGGCGCCATGACGGCCGGTATGGCGTTCGAAGCGCTCAACCACGCCGGCGTGGCCAATGCCAACGTGCTCATTATCCTCAACGATAACTGCATGTCCATTGACCCCAATGTGGGCGCACTCAAAGAATACCTGACAGACATCACCACATCTCCCACCTACAACAAATTACGGGACGATGTATGGCACCTGCTCGGCAAACTGCCGGTAGGCAAACGCTTCACCCGCGAAATGGCCTCCAAACTGGAAGCTTCCCTCAAAGGCGTGGTATCCAAATCCAGCAACCTCTTTGAATCACTCCAGCTGCGATACTTCGGTCCGATCGATGGCCATAACATCACTAAACTGACCGATACGCTCCAGGACCTGAAGGATATTCCCGGCCCTAAACTGCTGCATATCGTTACCACCAAAGGTAAAGGCTATGCCCTCGCAGAAAAGGACCAGACCACCTGGCATGCACCGGGCCTCTTCGATAAAATCACCGGCGAAATCTTTAAAAAACCGGTCGACAGGCCACAACCACCCAAATACCAGGACGTTTTTGGCCATACTATCATCGAACTGGCAGAGAAAAACGATAAAATCATCGGTATCACACCTGCCATGCCTTCCGGCTCCTCCCTCAAATTCATGATGGAGAAAATGCCCGGCCGCGCCTTCGACGTAGGTATCTGCGAACAACACGCCGTTACCCTCTCCGCCGGTATGGCTACACAAGGCATGCGCGTGTTCTGTAACATTTACTCCTCTTTCTTCCAGCGTGCTTTCGATCAGGCCGTACATGACGTGGCCATCCAGCATCTGCCGGTGATCTTCTGCCTCGACAGGGCAGGCCTGGTAGGAGAAGACGGTCCCACCCACCACGGCGCCTACGATATTGCCTACATGCGCAGTATCCCCAACGTGATCATCAGCGCTCCCATGAACGAAGAAGAGCTGCGTAACCTGATGTACAGCGCCCAACTGGAAGAAAATACCCATCCGTACGTGATCCGCTATCCACGCGGACAAGGCGTAATGCCCGAATGGCGCACTCCTTTCAAAGCCATCAAAGCCGGCACCGGCCGCAAAGTCCGCGACGGTAAAGAAGTGGCCATCCTGTCCTTCGGTCATGTAGGCAACTTCGTAACAGAAGCCTGCAAAGAGCTGATCAGCGACGGACTGCAGCCCGCCCACTACGATCTCCGTTTCGTGAAACCACTGGATGAAGCAATGCTGCACGAGGTGTTCCGCAACTTCAGCAAAGTGATCACCGTGGAAGACGGCGCCATCATCGGCGGCGTAGGCAGCGCTGTAGTGGAATTCATGTCAAAACATAACTACCACGCACAGGTGAAAATGCTCGGCATCCCCGACAGAATCGTGGAACACGGCAAACCGGAAGAACTGTACCGCGAATGCGGCTACGATCCCGCCGGCATCGCCCAGGCCACCCGGGAAATGCTGGGGGAAAAAATCACCGTCACTATATAA
- a CDS encoding pirin family protein, with the protein MKKIIQRADERGYANHGWLKSHHSFSFANYYNPDKIHFGALRVLNDDQVKGGMGFGAHPHDNMEIVSIVLEGSLEHRDNTGTRGVIKKNDVQVMSAGSGIVHSEFNASKTEDVSFLQIWVFPKERNITPRYDQRTFDPAARHNALQVVVAPDGRQQALQLHQDAWFSLGNFEAGQKVALTPKQPGAGSYLFLLSGEIKVADEVLQTRDAIGLSDYEKATVEVLKPATFLLIDVPMLN; encoded by the coding sequence ATGAAAAAGATTATACAACGTGCAGACGAGCGGGGATACGCCAATCATGGCTGGTTGAAAAGCCATCATTCTTTCAGCTTCGCCAATTATTATAACCCCGATAAAATTCATTTCGGCGCATTGCGTGTGCTGAACGACGACCAGGTGAAAGGCGGTATGGGCTTTGGCGCGCACCCGCACGACAATATGGAGATCGTTTCCATTGTGCTGGAGGGCAGCCTGGAGCACCGCGATAATACCGGCACCAGGGGCGTTATAAAGAAAAACGACGTACAGGTGATGAGTGCCGGCAGTGGTATCGTGCATTCCGAGTTCAATGCATCCAAAACAGAAGACGTAAGCTTCCTGCAGATATGGGTGTTCCCGAAAGAAAGGAATATAACACCGCGTTACGATCAACGCACTTTTGATCCTGCCGCCCGCCACAATGCACTGCAAGTGGTAGTAGCGCCGGACGGCCGGCAACAGGCGCTGCAGCTTCATCAGGATGCCTGGTTTTCTCTCGGTAATTTTGAAGCAGGGCAAAAAGTAGCACTGACACCGAAGCAGCCGGGTGCCGGCAGTTACCTCTTTCTCCTCAGCGGAGAGATAAAAGTAGCGGACGAAGTTTTGCAAACACGCGATGCGATTGGTTTGTCTGATTACGAAAAAGCAACCGTGGAAGTGTTGAAACCTGCAACGTTCCTGCTGATAGACGTACCGATGCTGAATTAA
- a CDS encoding PAS domain-containing protein, with product MQRSPIKMAGLCLLFVIIVINGYLLTGSESSTQKTWLILNEIVLCSAFVLLTATLIRKQPVSQFENLYINHPIPMWIYEKDTLRFLFVNEAACKKYGYTRHEFLALTIKDIRENEELDALMDNVRERCNGTEYRGIWKHRRKSGENFFVEIYAHSAFYEGKEARFIMAKDVDEQVRAAKEAHQLGVRYELLAQATNDALYDRNLITNEVLWKHGLESMFQHPTQPDTDLFVWWKSNIHPADGPVVMSSLDTCLQNRTSSWSQQYRFRSADGTFKYVVDRAFIIYENDQPTRMIGIVQDIDQYVKQAVRLEKQNKTLREIAWINSHEIRRPVVSILSITNLFDKSNQDVHLNSRLMEWLHQSTRQLDEIIHKIEHKVKNIE from the coding sequence ATGCAACGCTCCCCGATTAAGATGGCAGGTTTGTGTTTGCTTTTTGTAATCATTGTTATCAATGGTTATCTCCTTACCGGAAGCGAATCATCCACTCAAAAAACCTGGCTTATCCTCAATGAAATTGTACTGTGCAGCGCATTTGTGCTGTTAACCGCCACGCTTATACGTAAACAACCGGTATCACAGTTCGAAAACCTGTATATCAATCACCCCATCCCTATGTGGATCTACGAAAAGGACACCCTCCGTTTCCTGTTCGTAAACGAAGCAGCCTGTAAAAAATACGGCTATACACGCCATGAATTCCTCGCCCTTACCATCAAAGACATACGGGAAAACGAAGAGCTCGACGCGTTGATGGACAATGTCCGGGAGCGCTGCAACGGCACAGAATACCGGGGCATCTGGAAACACCGCCGCAAAAGCGGTGAGAACTTCTTCGTGGAGATCTACGCGCACTCCGCTTTCTACGAAGGCAAAGAAGCCCGCTTTATCATGGCAAAAGATGTGGATGAACAAGTGCGGGCCGCCAAAGAAGCGCATCAGCTGGGTGTCCGGTATGAACTGCTGGCACAGGCCACCAACGACGCCCTCTATGACCGTAATCTCATTACTAACGAGGTGCTCTGGAAACACGGTCTGGAAAGCATGTTTCAACATCCTACCCAGCCGGACACCGACCTGTTTGTATGGTGGAAATCCAATATCCATCCGGCAGACGGTCCTGTTGTCATGAGCTCCCTCGACACCTGCCTGCAAAACAGGACCAGTTCCTGGTCACAGCAATACCGCTTCCGCTCCGCTGACGGCACCTTTAAATACGTGGTGGACCGGGCGTTCATCATCTATGAAAACGACCAGCCCACCCGCATGATAGGCATCGTACAGGATATCGACCAGTACGTAAAACAGGCAGTACGCCTGGAAAAACAGAATAAAACCCTGAGGGAAATCGCCTGGATCAACTCACATGAAATACGCAGGCCGGTGGTATCCATCCTTAGTATCACCAACCTGTTTGATAAAAGCAACCAGGACGTGCATCTCAACTCCCGGCTGATGGAATGGCTGCATCAGTCCACCCGGCAGTTGGATGAAATCATTCACAAGATTGAACACAAGGTGAAAAACATCGAATAA
- a CDS encoding sensor histidine kinase translates to MLKQVSKYWWGQLLGWSVYFLVTLFFNFTLKKADLSVVTVYLIIFIISGIAATHLFRTLLNKLKGWESYSFERQLVIFLLLVICTNLTWYFGNNLLVDYLGGNLPKGGNFFMTLVERGYLSSFAISFIWWVIYFVWHYVDRTRTAQVDRLKLEATVKELELKTIKAQLNPHFIFNALNSIRALVDENPQRARTAITELSNILRSSMAIEKVETVSLENELNIVKDYLALEHIRFEERLQVRYEIDPDTLELQVPPMMLQTLVENAIKHGISRMVSGGSVFIASRLKGMEHEITIENTGQLVEKNLLNGHGFGLESTRQRLSLLFGNRATFDIRNKDEATVEARVVMPLL, encoded by the coding sequence ATGCTTAAACAAGTATCCAAATATTGGTGGGGGCAATTGTTGGGATGGTCGGTGTATTTTCTGGTCACATTATTCTTCAACTTCACTTTGAAAAAGGCAGATCTGTCTGTCGTGACAGTCTATCTGATCATTTTTATCATTTCCGGTATTGCTGCTACCCATCTGTTCCGGACCCTCCTGAACAAGCTCAAGGGATGGGAAAGCTACAGCTTTGAAAGACAATTGGTTATCTTCCTGTTATTGGTTATCTGTACCAACCTTACCTGGTATTTTGGCAATAACCTGCTGGTGGATTACCTGGGAGGAAACCTGCCCAAAGGCGGGAATTTCTTTATGACGCTGGTAGAAAGAGGGTATCTGTCATCCTTTGCCATCTCTTTTATCTGGTGGGTGATTTATTTCGTCTGGCATTATGTGGACAGGACCCGGACGGCGCAGGTAGACCGGCTGAAGCTGGAGGCCACGGTGAAGGAACTGGAGCTGAAAACCATTAAAGCACAGCTGAATCCTCATTTTATCTTTAATGCGCTGAACAGCATCCGGGCTTTGGTGGATGAAAATCCGCAACGGGCCAGAACGGCGATCACAGAATTGTCCAACATTCTGCGCAGTTCCATGGCGATAGAAAAGGTAGAGACCGTTAGCCTGGAGAATGAATTAAACATTGTAAAAGATTACCTTGCACTGGAGCACATCCGTTTTGAGGAGCGGTTACAGGTACGGTATGAGATAGATCCTGATACACTGGAGCTGCAGGTGCCGCCCATGATGTTGCAGACACTGGTGGAAAACGCCATTAAACATGGTATTTCCCGGATGGTCAGCGGCGGGTCGGTATTTATAGCTTCGCGGCTGAAGGGCATGGAACATGAAATAACCATCGAAAATACGGGGCAACTGGTAGAAAAGAACCTGTTGAACGGCCATGGTTTTGGATTGGAGAGCACCCGGCAACGGCTGAGCCTTTTGTTCGGAAACAGGGCTACCTTTGATATCAGAAATAAAGACGAGGCAACGGTGGAAGCCAGGGTGGTGATGCCGTTACTCTGA
- a CDS encoding NAD(P)H-dependent oxidoreductase — translation MDIIQKLEWRYAVKKFDPAKKLTAAQLDRMTAATRLSASSYGLQPYKVLIVENPAIRERLKAASWNQSQITDASHLVVFARVSDLNESHVDDYTNNIAATRNINPEDLAGFAGVMKGTVNRLDAASAAVWTSKQAYLALGTLLTAAAAEGIDACPMEGFDAAQYDEILGLKDKGLATVVIAAIGFRAEDDTMQYAKKVRKPIAELVEVI, via the coding sequence ATGGATATTATACAAAAACTGGAATGGCGTTATGCTGTGAAGAAGTTTGACCCGGCGAAGAAACTGACAGCCGCCCAGTTGGACAGGATGACCGCGGCCACCCGGTTGTCGGCCTCTTCTTACGGCCTGCAGCCTTATAAAGTGCTGATCGTTGAAAACCCTGCCATCAGGGAAAGACTGAAGGCGGCCTCCTGGAACCAGTCACAGATCACCGATGCCTCGCATCTGGTTGTGTTTGCCCGGGTGAGCGACCTGAACGAATCCCACGTAGACGATTATACGAACAATATAGCCGCTACGCGTAATATCAATCCGGAAGATCTTGCCGGTTTTGCCGGGGTGATGAAAGGCACGGTCAACAGGCTGGACGCAGCCAGTGCCGCCGTATGGACATCCAAACAGGCATACCTGGCGCTGGGCACCCTGCTGACGGCCGCCGCTGCCGAAGGTATCGACGCCTGCCCGATGGAAGGTTTCGATGCCGCTCAATACGACGAAATTTTAGGACTTAAGGATAAAGGACTGGCAACTGTAGTGATTGCGGCCATTGGTTTCAGAGCGGAAGACGATACGATGCAATATGCGAAGAAAGTGAGAAAACCAATCGCTGAATTAGTGGAAGTTATTTAA
- a CDS encoding HAD-IIB family hydrolase — MLLATDLDGTFLAGSAADKEQLYELVRSREDIQLVFVTGRGIRSVLTLLEDPYLPRPEYIICDVGATVTHLASLVSVEPVQSDIARLWPGDHVREQLKAVKGLLHQDAHQQYRCSYYYDDATDIDTAREIAESLHCDLVLSAGKYLDILPRGVNKGNTLQQLLGVLSLPHHEVLVAGDTMNDFSMYEMGFKGVVVGGAEPELLTRTAGMRNVLQAGRIGTGGILEAMAWFPEFGRYL; from the coding sequence ATGTTATTAGCAACAGATTTAGACGGAACATTCCTGGCCGGCTCCGCGGCTGACAAAGAACAGTTATACGAGCTGGTCCGCAGCCGGGAAGACATTCAACTGGTGTTTGTAACGGGAAGGGGTATACGTAGTGTGCTGACTTTACTGGAAGATCCGTACCTCCCCCGTCCGGAATACATTATTTGTGATGTAGGCGCCACTGTAACGCACCTGGCTTCGCTGGTATCGGTAGAGCCTGTGCAGTCGGATATTGCCAGGCTGTGGCCGGGCGATCATGTACGGGAGCAGCTGAAGGCGGTAAAAGGCTTGCTGCATCAGGATGCGCATCAGCAGTACCGCTGCTCTTATTATTACGACGACGCCACGGATATTGACACTGCGCGTGAGATCGCGGAATCATTGCATTGCGACCTGGTGCTGTCTGCCGGAAAATACCTGGATATTCTTCCGCGCGGCGTCAACAAGGGGAATACGTTGCAGCAACTGTTAGGAGTGCTGTCGTTGCCGCATCATGAGGTGCTGGTAGCCGGCGATACGATGAATGATTTTTCCATGTATGAGATGGGATTCAAAGGCGTGGTCGTGGGCGGCGCTGAACCTGAACTGCTGACCCGTACTGCGGGCATGCGCAATGTGCTGCAAGCCGGCCGCATCGGTACGGGGGGCATTCTGGAGGCGATGGCGTGGTTCCCGGAATTCGGCAGATATTTATAA
- a CDS encoding OsmC family protein, translated as MKRFATANWQGTGKEGKGTVTSQSTVLNSTQYSYSSRFEEGVGTNPEELIAAAHAGCFTMKLSFVISGAGLTPGNIDTKCTITLENGAITSSHLEVKASVPGLDAAKFAEMAADAKANCPISKLLNTNITMDAVLV; from the coding sequence ATGAAAAGATTTGCAACTGCCAACTGGCAAGGCACAGGTAAAGAAGGTAAAGGTACCGTTACTTCCCAGTCAACCGTATTGAACAGTACCCAATACTCCTACAGCAGCCGTTTTGAGGAAGGCGTAGGCACCAATCCGGAGGAACTGATTGCCGCGGCTCATGCCGGTTGTTTCACTATGAAACTGAGCTTCGTGATCTCCGGCGCCGGTTTAACCCCGGGTAACATCGACACCAAATGCACCATCACCCTGGAAAACGGCGCTATTACCTCCAGCCACCTGGAAGTAAAAGCCAGCGTTCCCGGCCTGGATGCTGCCAAGTTCGCTGAAATGGCGGCAGATGCAAAAGCCAACTGCCCTATCAGCAAACTGCTGAACACCAACATCACCATGGATGCCGTACTGGTATAA